The Curtobacterium poinsettiae DNA segment CTGCGGCAGCACGACGCCGAGTGGGCGAGTGCGCTGGGCTACGCGAAGGTGCAGGCGACCCGGCCGGAGGTCCTGGCAGCGGCCCTGATGGACTCGCCGCTCGGCCTGGCCGCGTGGATCACCGAGAAACTGCTCGCCTGGTCCGGCGAGGGATCGTGGTGGACAGACGACGAGCTGCTGCGCACCGTCTCGCTCTACTGGTTCACCCGGAGCACGGGGTCGTCCTTCCGGCCGTACCTCGACCACCCGCGGCAGCCGGAACTCCCGATCGTCGAGGTGCCCGTCGCGGTTGCCGTGCAGACCGGCGAGCGCGGGTTGCCCCGGTCGTACGGGGAGCGCACGTACCGCGACGTCCGGAGCTGGCACGACCTCGACCAAGGTGGCCACTTCACCGCGTGGCAGGTCCCGCGCACGCTCGCCGACGAGGTCGCCGCCTTCGCGACCGCGATCGGAGCAGCGGCGCCGGTCGGACCGGGCGCGGCGGTCGGCCCCGCTCAGGTGGGCGGTCGCAGCGCGCCCTCGACGTAACGCACGAGCGCATCCCGCCGCCGGTCGTGCTCGGCAGGGGAGTCCTCCGCCGTCGCGACCACGGTGATGGACCCCTGGGCCCAGGTCGCCGCGCTGGCGATGAGCAGTGCCCAGAGGTCGACCGGATCGAGGTCGTCTCGCACACGTCCGGCGCGCTGTTCGGCCGCGATCTCCCGCAGGTGCTGCTCGTCGTGCTCCTCGAACCCCGGGTACAGGTACCCGGCGCCGTCCTGCTCGAGGCGCTTCCACATGAGGAGTCGCACGAGCGCCGGGTCGGCCAGGTAGTCGTCGTACAACCGTGCCGCGTACCCGGGCAGGTCGGCGGCGTCGAAGGGCACGCGGTCGCCGTTGCCGAGGACGTGGGCGCGGAAGACGGCGTCGAAGAGCGTGCTCTTGGCGCCGAAGTACGTGTAGATCATCGGCTTGCTCATGCCGGAACGCTCGGCGATGCGGTCGACCCGCGCGCCGGCGATGCCGTGCGCCGCGAACTCGGTGGTGGCCGCGTCGAGGATGCGTGCGCGGGTGTCGTCTGCGGTGCTCACACGATCGATCCTAGGCGTCTACCAACTAGTAGGTAGTATCGAGTCCATGCTCACCACCGCACTCGTGTCCGACTCGCTCCACGATCCCCTCCACCCGGCCCCGCTCCTCCGACGCGACCTCCGTCCCGACGACGTCGACGTCCGCGTGACGTTCTGCGGGGTCTGCCACAGCGACCTGCACGCCCTC contains these protein-coding regions:
- a CDS encoding TetR family transcriptional regulator, translating into MSTADDTRARILDAATTEFAAHGIAGARVDRIAERSGMSKPMIYTYFGAKSTLFDAVFRAHVLGNGDRVPFDAADLPGYAARLYDDYLADPALVRLLMWKRLEQDGAGYLYPGFEEHDEQHLREIAAEQRAGRVRDDLDPVDLWALLIASAATWAQGSITVVATAEDSPAEHDRRRDALVRYVEGALRPPT